One genomic segment of Mycolicibacterium gilvum includes these proteins:
- a CDS encoding SDR family NAD(P)-dependent oxidoreductase: protein MGLPTPSPTTTAVVTGASSGIGADLARELAARGHGVTLVARREDRLRALADELSSSNVRVEVVACDVADADARAGLFPEIERRGLTVDVLVNNAGIGTIGPVVDSTPEAEIGQVRVNVEAVIDLTTRAVQQMVPRGRGAILNVGSTAGFQPFPGQSGYAATKAFVRTYTDGLRGELAGTGVTVTALHPGPVRTEFLDTAGMDERTFASAFPKFLWIESREVAKKGIDGLAADRGSVIPGLQNEIPARVFEFLPRRILLPLIRNQHPALRRSRS from the coding sequence ATGGGCCTACCGACTCCGTCTCCGACCACCACAGCCGTCGTCACGGGAGCCTCCTCGGGGATCGGCGCGGACCTGGCGCGGGAGCTGGCTGCGCGCGGCCACGGGGTGACCCTCGTCGCGCGGCGTGAGGACCGGTTGCGTGCGCTCGCCGACGAACTGTCGTCGTCGAACGTCCGCGTCGAGGTCGTCGCGTGCGACGTCGCCGACGCGGACGCACGCGCGGGCCTGTTCCCCGAGATCGAGCGACGCGGCCTGACGGTCGACGTTCTGGTGAACAACGCCGGCATCGGCACGATCGGTCCGGTCGTGGACTCCACGCCGGAGGCCGAGATCGGGCAGGTCCGGGTCAACGTCGAGGCGGTGATCGACCTGACGACCCGCGCGGTGCAGCAGATGGTGCCGCGGGGGCGCGGCGCGATCCTCAACGTCGGTTCGACGGCGGGATTCCAGCCGTTTCCCGGCCAGTCGGGGTATGCGGCGACCAAGGCGTTCGTGCGGACCTACACCGACGGGCTGCGCGGTGAACTGGCCGGCACCGGCGTCACCGTCACCGCGCTGCATCCCGGGCCGGTGCGCACCGAGTTCCTCGACACCGCGGGGATGGACGAGCGCACGTTCGCCTCGGCGTTCCCAAAGTTCCTGTGGATCGAATCGCGCGAGGTCGCGAAGAAGGGCATCGACGGACTGGCCGCCGACCGCGGCAGCGTGATCCCGGGCCTGCAGAACGAGATCCCGGCACGGGTCTTCGAGTTCCTGCCGCGCCGGATCCTGTTGCCGCTGATCAGGAATCAGCACCCGGCGCTGCGCCGGTCACGCAGCTGA
- a CDS encoding carboxymuconolactone decarboxylase family protein, giving the protein MSRVAPLAPPWSEEDADGIGSWGHPDRTYEPLLLVRCLQRHPALAAKLRKLGEALYVDTLLPPRVRTIAILRICALLRCAYEWGGQAAFWGPLAGVSDEECDALVTGARADWSADELILIDAVDELERSGSWSEETWMSLGRSLSDEQRMELLIAVGWYRTICTLCNGLDLPVEGWMRPWPASAA; this is encoded by the coding sequence ATGAGTCGCGTTGCGCCGCTTGCTCCCCCGTGGAGTGAGGAGGATGCGGACGGGATCGGCAGCTGGGGCCACCCCGACCGCACCTACGAACCGCTGCTGCTGGTCCGCTGCCTGCAGCGTCACCCGGCACTGGCCGCGAAGCTGCGCAAGCTCGGCGAGGCACTCTACGTCGACACGCTGCTGCCGCCGCGTGTCCGCACGATCGCGATCCTGCGGATCTGCGCGCTGCTGCGCTGCGCGTACGAGTGGGGCGGGCAGGCCGCGTTCTGGGGTCCGCTCGCCGGGGTCTCCGACGAGGAGTGCGACGCGCTGGTCACCGGTGCGCGCGCCGACTGGTCGGCCGACGAGCTGATCCTGATCGACGCGGTCGACGAGCTGGAGCGGTCCGGATCGTGGTCCGAGGAGACCTGGATGTCGTTGGGCCGCAGCCTGTCCGACGAACAACGGATGGAGCTTCTGATCGCGGTCGGCTGGTACCGCACGATCTGCACGCTGTGCAACGGGCTGGATCTGCCCGTCGAGGGCTGGATGCGGCCCTGGCCGGCCTCAGCTGCGTGA
- a CDS encoding N-acyl-D-amino-acid deacylase family protein: protein MTYDLVIRGGTVVDGLGGEPFTADVAVTDGIIREVGAVGSAGAREIDATGLLVTPGFVDLHTHYDGQAIWSDRLTPSSAHGVTTAVMGNCGVGFAPCRPADHDVLVDVMAGVEDIPGVVMVDGLPWQWETFPEFLDAVASRQRDIDVAAFLPHSPLRVYVMGRRGVDREPATDEDLAMMRKLAAEAVHAGALGFASSRFTLHKTESGQPIPSYNADYAEIEAIARGVQDGGGGLIQFVPDLVAGDYEPVLQTVFDAAADVGLPVTFTLAVGNAGDPFFLDALTMVEKANANGGDITAQIFPRPIGLVLGLELSGNPFVMYPSYREIAALPLAERVAEMRKPEVRERILNDTPASDGHPLMFAAQAWNYMFPLTDPPNYEPSPSDSIGARARARGVSPLEEAYDRLLDDDGHAMLLVTLANFRDGTLDTVAELIRRDDVVLGLGDGGAHYGMICDASFPTYMLTHWVRDRPSGRLTVPEAVRELTSVPARVAGLGDRGRIAVGYKADLNVIDADTLRLHRPVIVKDLPGGGRRLDQTADGYVATIVSGEVIAENGEPTDARPGALIRGRRPAPVA from the coding sequence ATGACATACGACCTCGTGATTCGCGGAGGAACTGTCGTCGACGGCCTCGGTGGCGAACCGTTCACCGCCGACGTGGCCGTGACGGACGGCATCATCCGAGAAGTGGGGGCCGTCGGGTCCGCCGGCGCCCGCGAGATCGACGCGACGGGCCTGCTCGTCACACCCGGGTTCGTGGACCTGCACACCCATTACGACGGTCAGGCGATCTGGTCGGACCGTCTCACGCCGTCGTCCGCGCACGGGGTCACCACGGCCGTGATGGGCAACTGCGGCGTCGGATTCGCGCCGTGCCGGCCGGCGGATCACGACGTACTCGTCGACGTGATGGCCGGCGTCGAGGACATCCCTGGCGTGGTGATGGTCGACGGACTGCCGTGGCAGTGGGAGACGTTCCCGGAGTTCCTCGACGCCGTCGCGTCGCGACAACGCGATATTGATGTGGCCGCGTTCCTGCCGCACTCACCACTGCGGGTGTACGTGATGGGCCGTCGCGGCGTGGACCGCGAGCCCGCCACCGACGAAGACCTCGCGATGATGCGCAAACTGGCCGCCGAGGCCGTGCACGCCGGCGCGCTCGGGTTCGCATCGTCACGCTTCACGCTGCACAAAACCGAGAGCGGACAACCGATTCCGAGTTACAACGCGGACTACGCCGAGATCGAGGCGATCGCACGCGGCGTGCAGGACGGGGGCGGCGGCCTGATCCAGTTCGTTCCCGATCTCGTCGCCGGTGACTACGAACCGGTGCTGCAGACGGTGTTCGACGCCGCCGCCGACGTCGGCCTGCCGGTGACGTTCACGCTCGCGGTGGGTAACGCAGGCGATCCGTTCTTCCTCGACGCGCTGACGATGGTCGAGAAGGCCAACGCCAATGGTGGGGACATCACCGCACAGATCTTCCCCCGCCCCATCGGGCTGGTGCTCGGCCTCGAGCTGTCGGGCAATCCGTTCGTGATGTATCCGTCCTATCGGGAGATCGCCGCGCTCCCCCTGGCCGAGCGCGTCGCCGAGATGCGTAAACCCGAAGTGCGGGAACGTATCCTGAACGACACGCCCGCCTCGGACGGTCACCCGCTGATGTTCGCCGCACAGGCGTGGAACTACATGTTCCCGCTCACCGATCCCCCGAACTACGAACCGTCACCGTCGGATTCGATCGGCGCCCGCGCCCGGGCCCGCGGCGTCAGCCCGCTGGAGGAGGCCTACGACCGCCTGCTCGACGACGACGGGCATGCGATGCTGCTCGTCACGCTCGCCAACTTCCGCGACGGCACCCTCGACACCGTCGCCGAGCTCATCCGTCGCGACGACGTGGTGCTCGGCCTCGGCGACGGCGGCGCCCACTACGGAATGATCTGCGACGCAAGCTTTCCCACCTACATGCTGACCCACTGGGTGCGCGACCGGCCCTCGGGCCGGTTGACCGTCCCCGAGGCGGTACGCGAGCTCACCTCGGTTCCGGCGCGCGTCGCTGGCCTCGGCGACCGGGGCCGCATCGCCGTCGGATACAAGGCAGATCTCAACGTCATCGACGCCGACACACTGCGCCTGCACCGACCCGTCATCGTGAAGGACCTGCCCGGCGGGGGACGACGCCTCGATCAGACCGCCGACGGCTACGTCGCCACGATCGTGTCCGGCGAGGTCATCGCCGAGAACGGCGAGCCGACCGATGCCCGCCCCGGGGCGTTGATCCGGGGCCGGCGACCGGCGCCTGTTGCATGA
- a CDS encoding VOC family protein, producing the protein MIDHFGINCADWERSKAFYDKVLGVLGYTRQMDFGVAIGYGTDGHPDFWIADMSTGAAAGPNREVHIAFAAKDAESVQAFFRTALALGVEPLHEPRLWPEYHENYYGAFVRDPDGNNVEAVFHGGLGVA; encoded by the coding sequence GTGATCGACCACTTCGGAATCAACTGTGCGGACTGGGAGAGATCGAAGGCGTTCTACGACAAGGTCCTCGGCGTCCTCGGCTACACCCGGCAGATGGACTTCGGCGTCGCCATCGGCTACGGGACCGATGGTCATCCGGACTTCTGGATCGCCGACATGTCCACCGGCGCGGCGGCCGGCCCCAACCGGGAGGTGCACATCGCATTCGCCGCCAAGGACGCCGAGTCGGTTCAGGCGTTCTTCCGGACCGCGCTGGCCCTCGGTGTCGAGCCGCTGCACGAACCGCGACTGTGGCCGGAGTACCACGAGAACTACTACGGCGCGTTCGTCCGGGACCCGGACGGCAACAACGTCGAGGCGGTGTTCCACGGCGGGCTCGGCGTAGCTTGA
- a CDS encoding mycothiol transferase: MADIEAARELLRDSFTRLAEHVDALTEDLTEDVAYFRPAPEANTITWLIWHTGRMQDAQVADIAGVEQVWFRDGWVDRFGLDLPRDAHGYGQTPEEVAKVRAPAELLAGYYRAVHKLSLEYVASVSADELARVVDENWTPPVTASARLVSIVDDAAQHLGQAAYIRGLVR; the protein is encoded by the coding sequence ATGGCCGATATCGAAGCTGCGCGCGAACTGCTCCGCGATTCGTTCACCCGTCTGGCCGAGCACGTCGACGCGCTCACCGAGGATCTGACCGAGGACGTCGCGTACTTCCGGCCGGCGCCGGAGGCCAACACCATCACCTGGCTGATCTGGCACACCGGGCGCATGCAGGATGCGCAGGTGGCCGACATCGCCGGCGTCGAGCAGGTGTGGTTCCGCGACGGCTGGGTGGACCGTTTCGGGCTGGATCTTCCGCGCGACGCCCACGGCTACGGGCAGACGCCCGAGGAGGTCGCCAAGGTGCGCGCACCGGCGGAGCTGCTGGCCGGCTACTACCGCGCCGTCCACAAACTGTCGCTGGAGTACGTCGCGTCGGTGTCCGCCGACGAACTCGCGCGCGTCGTCGACGAGAACTGGACGCCGCCGGTGACCGCGAGTGCCCGGCTGGTCAGCATCGTCGACGACGCCGCGCAGCACCTCGGGCAGGCGGCCTACATCCGAGGGCTGGTGCGCTGA
- a CDS encoding PA-phosphatase — MRWWPFAGLAALVLLGLAVGMGSTPVDDWFQELGATHPELGRLLIFTDGVVTLTLCAVACGVAAVQRRWRLAVATVATPFLAVMAARLGKRSFGRLKDGEICYPSGHTTLAVVVVAMAVIVAGVTVWAVAAAVTAMLLGVVGQAVSYHYFTDAIGALFLGSAFVCLAVWLGKLDRCQPQGDSDHNPR; from the coding sequence GTGCGGTGGTGGCCTTTCGCCGGCCTCGCCGCACTGGTGCTGCTCGGGCTCGCCGTCGGCATGGGCTCGACACCGGTGGACGACTGGTTCCAGGAACTGGGCGCCACCCATCCGGAGCTCGGTCGGCTGCTGATCTTCACCGACGGCGTGGTGACGCTGACGCTGTGCGCGGTCGCGTGCGGGGTCGCGGCGGTCCAGCGCCGGTGGCGGCTGGCGGTGGCGACGGTCGCGACACCTTTTCTGGCCGTGATGGCCGCTCGGCTCGGCAAGCGGTCCTTCGGGCGGCTCAAGGACGGCGAGATCTGCTATCCGAGCGGGCACACCACGCTCGCGGTCGTGGTGGTGGCGATGGCCGTGATCGTGGCGGGAGTGACGGTGTGGGCGGTGGCCGCGGCCGTTACGGCGATGCTGCTCGGCGTCGTGGGTCAGGCGGTGTCCTACCACTACTTCACCGATGCGATCGGTGCGCTGTTCCTCGGAAGCGCGTTCGTGTGCCTCGCGGTCTGGCTCGGGAAACTTGACAGGTGTCAACCCCAGGGCGATTCAGATCACAACCCTCGCTAG
- a CDS encoding aldehyde dehydrogenase family protein: protein MTATSDAHTANPFTGTGTITNPATGAVAGTVHWTDPADVAQVAAGLRTAQREWEARGPKGRAKVLARYALWLGEHRAEIERLLIAETGKSAVDAAQEVPLILMITSYYVRTMEKALAPESRPAALPFLSIKKITVHYRPRPVVGIIAPWNYPVANALMDAIGALAAGCAVLLKPSERTPLTAELLLRGWLEAGGPDVLALAQGARAVSEAVIDNSDFIQFTGSSATGAKVMERAARRLTPVSLELGGKDPMIVLEDADVDLAAHAAVWGAMFNAGQTCVSVERVYVLDQVYDQFVDAVVRDVAKLQVGAGEGNAFGALIDDDQVAVTERHVADALAKGARALTGGKRSAGSGSFYEPTVLVDVDHTMLCMTEETFGPTLPIMRVSTVDEAVRLANDSPYGLSAAVFSKDLERAEAVAVQLDCGGVNINDVISNLMCTTAPMGGWKTSGIGARFGGPEGLRKYCRIETVVAPRTNVGAGGNYYNNSHRALKRMNTMMTKLALIRPRRVAK from the coding sequence ATGACAGCGACGTCCGACGCGCACACCGCCAACCCGTTCACCGGCACCGGGACCATCACCAACCCGGCGACCGGCGCCGTCGCGGGCACGGTTCACTGGACCGATCCGGCCGACGTCGCCCAGGTGGCGGCCGGCCTGCGCACCGCCCAGCGGGAATGGGAGGCCCGCGGCCCCAAGGGGCGGGCGAAGGTGCTCGCCCGTTATGCGCTCTGGCTCGGTGAGCACCGCGCCGAGATCGAGAGACTGCTGATCGCCGAAACCGGCAAATCCGCGGTCGACGCCGCCCAGGAGGTGCCGCTGATCCTGATGATCACCTCCTATTACGTGCGCACCATGGAGAAGGCGCTGGCCCCCGAGTCGCGGCCCGCCGCGCTGCCGTTCCTGTCGATCAAGAAGATCACCGTGCACTACCGGCCCCGCCCGGTCGTCGGCATCATCGCGCCGTGGAACTACCCGGTCGCCAATGCGCTGATGGATGCGATCGGCGCGCTCGCCGCCGGGTGCGCGGTGCTGCTCAAGCCGTCCGAGCGGACCCCGCTGACCGCGGAACTGCTGCTGCGCGGCTGGCTGGAAGCCGGTGGTCCCGACGTGCTCGCCCTGGCCCAGGGCGCCCGGGCGGTCTCGGAGGCCGTCATCGACAACTCCGACTTCATCCAGTTCACCGGCTCCAGCGCGACCGGGGCCAAGGTGATGGAGCGGGCCGCGCGCCGGCTCACCCCGGTCAGCCTCGAGCTCGGCGGCAAGGACCCGATGATCGTGCTCGAAGACGCCGACGTCGACCTCGCCGCGCACGCCGCGGTGTGGGGTGCGATGTTCAACGCGGGGCAGACGTGCGTGTCGGTGGAACGCGTATACGTCCTCGATCAGGTCTATGACCAGTTCGTCGACGCGGTCGTACGCGACGTCGCCAAGCTGCAGGTCGGCGCCGGAGAGGGCAACGCGTTCGGTGCGCTGATCGACGACGATCAGGTCGCCGTCACCGAGCGCCACGTCGCCGACGCGCTGGCCAAGGGTGCGCGGGCGCTGACCGGCGGCAAGCGCAGCGCGGGCTCGGGCAGCTTCTACGAGCCCACCGTGCTGGTCGACGTCGACCACACCATGTTGTGCATGACCGAGGAGACGTTCGGCCCGACCCTGCCGATCATGCGGGTCTCGACGGTCGACGAGGCGGTGCGGCTGGCCAACGACAGCCCGTACGGATTGTCTGCCGCCGTCTTCTCGAAGGATCTCGAACGCGCGGAAGCCGTTGCGGTGCAACTGGATTGCGGCGGCGTGAACATCAACGACGTGATCTCGAACCTGATGTGCACCACCGCGCCGATGGGCGGGTGGAAGACCTCGGGGATCGGCGCCCGGTTCGGCGGACCCGAGGGCCTGCGCAAGTACTGCCGGATCGAGACGGTCGTCGCCCCGCGCACCAACGTCGGCGCCGGCGGGAACTACTACAACAACTCCCACCGAGCGCTCAAGCGGATGAACACCATGATGACCAAGCTCGCGCTGATCCGGCCCCGCCGCGTCGCCAAGTAG
- a CDS encoding DedA family protein: MSTQGTADIGGLAGWTVDLMERLGGPGAGLAILLENVFPPLPSEVILPMAGFAAKLGRLSVVEAIVWTTVGSVVGAWIIYFLGAWLGHTRMRTLMTKMPLIDDEDIDRSAQWFARHGTKGVFFGRMLPFFRSFISVPAGTERMNFVVFTVLTTLGSLIWNCVFIGAGYGLGANWHLVEPYASTFQTVVMIGVIVLVGWFIAGRVRRRKARAGQES, encoded by the coding sequence TTGTCGACACAGGGCACAGCCGACATCGGCGGTCTCGCCGGCTGGACGGTGGACCTCATGGAACGGCTCGGGGGACCGGGCGCAGGACTGGCCATTCTCCTGGAGAACGTGTTCCCGCCGCTTCCCAGCGAGGTGATCCTGCCGATGGCGGGCTTCGCCGCCAAACTGGGCCGCCTGTCGGTGGTCGAGGCGATCGTGTGGACCACGGTGGGCTCGGTCGTCGGAGCGTGGATCATCTACTTCCTGGGCGCGTGGCTCGGCCACACCCGGATGCGCACGCTCATGACGAAGATGCCGCTGATCGACGACGAGGACATCGACAGGTCGGCGCAGTGGTTCGCCCGGCACGGGACGAAGGGGGTGTTCTTCGGCCGGATGCTCCCGTTCTTCCGCAGCTTCATCTCCGTTCCGGCAGGTACAGAACGGATGAATTTCGTCGTCTTCACGGTGCTGACCACGTTGGGCAGCCTGATCTGGAACTGCGTGTTCATCGGCGCCGGCTACGGGCTCGGCGCCAACTGGCACCTCGTCGAGCCCTACGCCTCGACGTTCCAGACCGTGGTCATGATCGGGGTGATCGTGCTCGTCGGCTGGTTCATCGCGGGCCGGGTGCGCCGCCGCAAGGCGCGTGCCGGTCAGGAGTCCTGA